Proteins encoded by one window of Bubalus kerabau isolate K-KA32 ecotype Philippines breed swamp buffalo chromosome 22, PCC_UOA_SB_1v2, whole genome shotgun sequence:
- the OAT gene encoding ornithine aminotransferase, mitochondrial, producing MLSKLARLQTVAGFGRGVHSSVASATSVATKKTVQGPPSSDYIFERESKYGAHNYHPLPVALERGKGIYVWDVEGRKYFDFLSAYSAVNQGHCHPKIVDALKSQVDKLTLTSRAFYNNVLGEYEEYVTKLFNYHKVLPMNTGVEAGETACKLARKWGYTVKGIPKYKAKIVFAAGNFWGRTLSAVSSSTDPTSYDGFGPFMPGFDIIPYNDLPALERALQDPNVAAFMVEPIQGEAGVVVPDPGYLVGVRELCTQHQVLFIADEIQTGLARTGRWLAIDHENVRPDIVLLGKALSGGLYPVSAVLCDDEIMLTIKPGEHGSTYGGNPLGCRVAIAALEVLEEENLAENAEKMGIILRNELMKLPSDVVTTVRGKGLLNAIVIRETKDCDAWKVCLRLRDNGLLAKPTHGDIIRFAPPLVIKEDEILEAVEIINKTILSF from the exons ATGCTTTCCAAACTAGCGCGTTTGCAGACTGTTGCTGGCTTTGGTCGTGGAGTTCATTCTTCAGTGGCTTCTGCTACATCTGTTGCAACTAAAAAAACCGTTCAAGGCCCTCCGTCCTCTGATTACATTTTTGAACGGGAATCTAAATATGGTGCCCACAACTACCATCCTTTACCTGTAGCCCTGGAGAGAGGGAAGG GCATTTACGTATGGGATGTTGAAGGcagaaaatattttgactttCTGAGTGCTTACAGTGCTGTCAACCAGGGGCATTGTCATCCAAAGATTGTGGATGCTTTGAAAAGTCAAGTGGACAAGTTGACCTTAACATCTAGGGCTTTCTACAATAACGTGCTTGGTGAATATGAAGAGTATGTTACTAAACTTTTCAACTACCACAAAGTTCTTCCTATGAATACAG GAGTGGAGGCTGGAGAGACTGCTTGCAAGCTTGCTCGTAAATGGGGGTATACTGTCAAGGGGATCCCGAAATACAAAGCAAAGATTGTTTTTGCAG CTGGGAACTTCTGGGGTAGAACACTGTCTGCTGTCTCCAGCTCCACTGACCCCACCAGTTACGATGGTTTTGGACCGTTCATGCCGGGTTTCGACATCATTCCGTATAATGATCTGCCCGCCCTTGAG CGTGCACTTCAGGACCCAAACGTTGCTGCGTTCATGGTGGAACCAATCCAGGGTGAAGCGGGCGTTGTTGTTCCGGATCCAGGCTACCTCGTGGGCGTCCGCGAGCTCTGCACCCAGCACCAG GTTCTGTTTATTGCTGATGAAATACAGACAGGCTTGGCCAGAACTGGGAGATGGCTGGCTATTGACCACGAAAATGTCCGACCTGATATTGTCCTTCTAGGAAAGGCACTTTCTGGTGGTTTATACCCT GTGTCCGCAGTGTTGTGTGATGATGAAATAATGCTGACCATTAAGCCAGGGGAACATGGTTCTACGTACGGAGGCAATCCGCTGGGCTGCCGAGTGGCCATCGCAGCCCTGGAG GTTTTGGAAGAAGAAAACCTTgctgaaaatgcagagaaaatggGTATCATCTTGAGAAATGAACTCATGAAACTGCCTTCTGATGTTGTAACGACTGTAAGAGGAAAAGGATTACTAAATGCTATTGTTATCAGAGAAACCAAAG ATTGTGATGCTTGGAAGGTGTGTCTGCGACTGCGAGATAATGGACTTCTGGCCAAGCCAACCCACGGCGACATCATTAGGTTTGCGCCCCCGCTTGTGATCAAGGAGGATGAGATTCTAGAGGCGGTGGAGATCATTAACAAGACCATCCTGTCTTTCTGA